The window catatatatttatattctaaagcaaaattaaaatatttttatcaatatttgtgTCTCATTAAATACCCAGTCTGCGAGTCAAGGTGATGCACCTGGTGGATTGATTCCCAAACACAACTTTTCCTTAATTTCTTGTTTCCAAATCTGAACAAATTTGAGCTCCCAACGATACCTGCCAACATGGCTGGATTTACATAAGTTTTCAATATCAGAGGAAGTAAAACCTAATTCTCCATCCAACATCCTACACCAAATACGGTAATGACTTCAGATGTTGCGCAATACAAATTCTGGCTCTTCAGATGCCGTTTTCTTCGCGGATTTTGCGAGTTATACAGAAAGAAATCACCGAGAATGACTCAGTTAATTTTACTTGCTGCTGTAAGTTTACTAAGTTTACCTGCCTGAACATGAATATTTCTATCAGTGGAACATAGTCTCGCCCACCCCTAAGCTTAGTGATTGAACACTCTTAAGAGGTGGGTTCTTTTGGCAGTAAATTGTTTCTTGTTCTCAGGTTTTTAACTCTAGTCCTTTATCTAAGTAAATTTTACTTGGTTCTTCTGTAGCTTACCCAGCTCATTAATTCAGTCTCGTTGTCTGGAAGATTGGAAGCTAATATCTCGTAAATAAGAGCACACAGTTTCACATAGTTTTACTTATtagcttttattaaaattactacaACTGCTGcttaaattgtattatatttctcGTATACTTTCTCTtacaagaatatattatttaaacatagaAACTTGTAGCTACTATCAAGGTCATATTAGTCCAATACGGTGTTATCTTCTCAGTACGTTAATCtaacaaactgttattttctCGGTGTATTATACAACTAACACTTTAATAACCTCTGAATGTAATAATCTAACATATTCTTATCTCTGAATGTATTAGtaaaaaacatagaaacataataaacatttgtgtttccATTTAATACACTTTCTAATGTTACGTGTTGATGGAACAGATATCCATAATTATTTTACGTAAACAGAGATTGAGTGTGATATGAAAAACGATCTTGGAGTCTCGCCATAACATTAAAGGCCATATCACTACGTTCAGTCATACCTTATCTCACAATCCTGCATCGTTACGATAGTCCTTTTCATTTCAGAAGACTTCGATTTTGAGGCTGTCATGTTTAAAACCCTCCCTTCCTCCGGCAGGCTTTTCCATAAACTATCCAGTGTTGGAGGACGATAGTTTCCCAGCGTCCACTTCAACAGTCCGATTGCAAGTAAATCTATGGACACTGCCTTTACTGGTATCTCTTTACTTACGTCCTTCAGTTTCTCAAGGTACGAGACAGTTCAACAAGAATGTCGTAAAAAAGCAGCATGTGTCCCTTTCTTCAACATGTTGCTTTCGGTTGTTCCTACCACCAACGTTTGTATTCACGTATCTTCATCTCTTACAagagggcccgacatggccaggtggttaaggcactccgagggttgcgggttcgaatacctgtcacaccaaacatgcccgccctttcagccgtgaggtggcgttataatgtgtcggtcattcccactattcgttggtaaaaagagtagcccaagagttggcggtagggtggtgatgactagctgccttccctctagtcttacactgctaaattagggacggctggcgcagatagccctcgtgtagctttgcgcgaaattaaaaacaatcgaAACCATGAATTTCTACGTTTTGGAGAAAGAAAGGAACAATATTCGTAAATATTAAACGTGTATGTTggtaattaggcacaaagctacacaatgggctttatatgttctgctcatcacaggtatcgaaactcggtttctagcgtttaaaGTCttcaggcataccgctgtgccacttgaaggctgaatattaaaatattgtcatttaGAACATTCGACTTTTTTTCGGAcgttaattttatgtgaaattggaaaagaagcatctataagttaaaataaaccaCAATTTCTTCAAGTGCAGAGAAACTGTATATCATTTTGCTTCGTTAGAAGTGAAATTCGTAGAGGAGCGCAGCTAAATTCtggtgtatttttgtttaatatataaaactaaatcgAAATGACTGTTACAAATCAGAGCCTTCAAAGAAGGGACCACAAAATGAGTGTGGAAACGTTGTTATTGAATTTCTTTGACCATTCCTcattgtaaaacaacaataagtaCCTGAAAACAAATGTGTGCAAAGGTACTCATTTAGTTAGTGCCGCAGCTCTCTTAACGAGATAGTACCTCCAATGAAAAGGGGAGGACCTCCCCCTGTACGGGTCTACATTCCATATATTCTCCATCCACAGCAAATCCCCCTTTCTTCTCAAATGGTATTAGCCGAAAAGCGAGGATTGGAATCATATCAACAAATGAACAGTTCACGTGTTTTCCACTTCTCATGGCTATTAAGAAATGCATCACTAAAACTTGTGGCACGTGACCACGCACGAGGATTAACCATATTGTGTCATCATTTAACTTAGCGAATGGTGACAGTGACAAGTAAGTGGAAAGCCGACTGACGTAAGAACAACCGATGACGTAAAACTCCCCTTCTATAGTTTCCCAATCTTCTGAAACGTGCTGATCCCACGTTGGAAGTAAAGAGGTTTCAGTCTTCCACAAGAATCTTGATGAGGAAGCGTTATTTTCCTTTAAGTCATTGAATGTCGTTGATTGAAACAATGGGTTACTGTGGTTGGAAGTTGAACCTATGAAACTTTGGTCTTCATGCAAGTATCGTATAAGCTTGCTATTTCTCAATTGGTTAACATTTAATCGATCAGATGCAGCTTTTCTGGCCCGCGCCAGCTTGGCTCTGCTCTCATCAGTTGCTCGAAGAAACGATAAGCGGCCTCTGTACTTTCTTGGACCTGAAATAGAAAATCTCGAAATAAATGAGCAGCTGTACATTTCATGGAAAACGCTTTTGTTGCTAGAAATGctgaaaccaaaaacaaaacctaCTACGAATAAGAAACTGATTATTCTGTACgtacacataattattattatcttttaatACAAACTATATATGAAGTTAGAAGAATTACCTCATAGGCAGAAGAACAAACGTGTGGACCTATTCGAGTCAAGCAGCTTAAGATATTGCTCAAGGCTATTAGTTTGGGCACTAGTTCTAATCAAACAGCTTTAGGTATTACCCAAGACTACTAGTTAGAGTACTAGTTTTAATCAAACAGCTTCAAATATTACCCAAGACTACTAGTTAGGGCACTAATCCTAATCAAACAGCTTTAGATGTTACATAAGACTACTAGTTAGGGCACTAGTTCTAATTAAACAGCTTCACGTTTTACCCAAGACTACTAGTTAGATTACTAGTTCTAATCAAACAGCTTCAAATATTACCCAAGACTACTAGTTAGGGCCCTAATCCTAATCAAACAGCTTTAGGTGTTACATAAGACTACTAGTTAGGGCACTAGTTCTAATTAAACAGCTTCACTTATTACTCAAGACTACTAGTTAGAGCACTAGTTCTAATCAAACAGCTTCAGGTATTACATAAGACTACTAGTTAGAGTACTAGTTCTAATCAAACAGCTTCAAATATTACTTAAGATTACTAGTTAGGGTTCTAATTCTAATCAAACAGCTTTAGGTATTACCCAAGACTACTAGTTAGAGTACTAGTTCTAATCAAACAGCTTCAAATATTACCCAAGACTACTAGTTAGGGCACTAATCCTAATCAAACAGCTTTAGATGTTACCCAAGACTACTAGTTAGGGCACTAATCCTAATCAAACAGCTTTAGGTGTTACATAAGACTACTAGTTAGAGCACTAGTTCTAATCAAACAGCTTCACGTATTACCCAAGATTACTAGTTAGAGCACTAGTTCTAATCAAACAGCTTCAAATATTACCCAAGACTACTAGTTAGGGCACTAATCCTAATCAAACAGCTTTAGGTGTTACATATGACTACTAGTTAGGGCACTAATCCTAATCAAACAGCTTCATGTATTACATAAGACTACTAGTTAGAGCACTAGTTCTAATCAAACAGCTTCACGTATTACCCAAGGTTACTAGTTAGAGCACTAGTTCTAATCAAACAGCTTCAAATATTACCCAAGACTACTAGTTAGGGCACTAATCCTAATCAAACAGCTTTAGGTGTTACATAAGACTACTAGTTAGGGGACTAGTTCTAATTAAACAGCTTCACTTATTACCCAAGACTACTAGTTAGGGCACTAGTTCTAATTAAACAGCTTCACGTTTTACCCAAGACTACTAGTTAGGGCTCTAATTCTAATCAAACAGCTTTAGGTATTACATAAGACTACTAGTTAGAACACTAGTTCTAATCAAACAGCTTCAGTTATTACATAAGACTACTAGTTAGGGCACTAATCCTAATCAAACAGCTTCAAATATTACATAAGACTACTAGTTAGGACACTAATCCTAATCAAACAGCTTTAGGTGTTACATAAAACTACTAGTTAGGGCACTAGTTCTAATCAAACAGCTTCATGTATTACATAAGACTACTAGTTAGAGCACTAGTTCTAATCAAACAGCTTCAGGTATTACATAAGACTACTAGTTAGAGTACTAGTTCTAATCAAACAGCTTCAAATATTACTTAAGAT of the Tachypleus tridentatus isolate NWPU-2018 chromosome 13, ASM421037v1, whole genome shotgun sequence genome contains:
- the LOC143238990 gene encoding sphingosine kinase 2-like yields the protein MFKNIVSVSGDGLIYEIVNGLLARSDWREAIKMPIGVIPGGSGNGLAFSLNEALGEPTVLDSVTSSVLHIIKGRIQKKHLILLQTVDESVCSLSSFLWGVIADIVLDSEVLRFLGEVRYGLTGTLKSLSPRKYRGRLSFLRATDESRAKLARARKAASDRLNVNQLRNSKLIRYLHEDQSFIGSTSNHSNPLFQSTTFNDLKENNASSSRFLWKTETSLLPTWDQHVSEDWETIEGEFYVIGCSYVSRLSTYLSLSPFAKLNDDTIWLILVRGHVPQVLVMHFLIAMRSGKHVNCSFVDMIPILAFRLIPFEKKGGFAVDGEYMECRPVQGEVLPFSLEVLSR